The following are encoded together in the Bubalus kerabau isolate K-KA32 ecotype Philippines breed swamp buffalo chromosome 3, PCC_UOA_SB_1v2, whole genome shotgun sequence genome:
- the RND3 gene encoding rho-related GTP-binding protein RhoE encodes MKERRASQKLSSKSIMDPNQNVKCKIVVVGDSQCGKTALLHVFAKDCFPENYVPTVFENYTASFEIDTQRIELSLWDTSGSPYYDNVRPLSYPDSDAVLICFDISRPETLDSVLKKWKGEIQEFCPNTKMLLVGCKSDLRTDVSTLVELSNHRQTPVSYDQGANMAKQIGAATYIECSALQSENSVRDIFHVATLACVNKTNKNVKRNKSQRATKRISHMPSRPELSAVATDLRKDKAKSCTVM; translated from the exons ATGAAGGAGAGAAGAGCCAGCCAGAAATTATCCAGTAAATCTATCATGGATCCTAATCAGAACGTGAAATGCAAGATAGTAGTGGTGGGAGACAGTCAGTGTGGGAAAACCGCGCTACTCCACGTCTTCGCCAAAGACTGCTTCCCTGAA AATTACGTCCCTACAGTGTTTGAGAATTACACGGCCAGTTTTGAAATCGACACACAAAGAATAGAGTTGAGCCTATGGGACACTTCGG GTTCTCCTTACTATGACAATGTCCGGCCCCTCTCTTACCCAGACTCAGACGCTGTGCTGATTTGCTTTGACATCAGTAGGCCAGAGACTCTAGACAGCGTCCTAAAAAAG TGGAAAGGTGAAATCCAGGAGTTCTGTCCCAACACCAAAATGCTCTTGGTTGGCTGCAAATCTGATCTTCGGACCGATGTCAGTACATTAGTAGAGCTCTCGAATCACAGGCAGACCCCGGTGTCCTATGACCAG GGAGCAAATATGGCCAAACAGATTGGAGCAGCTACTTACATTGAATGCTCAGCTTTACAGTCAGAAAATAGCGTCAGAGACATTTTTCACGTGGCCACCTTGGCATGTGTAAACAAGACAAATAAAAACGTTAAGCGGAACAAATCGCAGAGGGCGACAAAGCGGATTTCACATATGCCCAGCAGACCAGAACTCTCGGCAGTGGCTACGGACTTACGAAAGGACAAAGCCAAGAGTTGTACTGTGATGTGA